A region of Nostoc sp. 'Peltigera membranacea cyanobiont' N6 DNA encodes the following proteins:
- a CDS encoding carbonic anhydrase has translation MSRQHPQINLSRRSLFKFGAGAIGTGVLTVGLGSNLLAAEKTPPAPPAENDITPDKALQELLDGNDRFVKRKRKNPDQTYSRLVEVAKGQKPFASILGCADSRVPSEIVFDQGLGDLFVCRIAGNIATTQQIGSLEFGSLVLGTKVIMVMGHERCGAVEATIKGAQVPGQIGSLLAAIQPSVESSKGKSGDKLENACKANVLAQVAKLKSSSVLSELIKAEKLKIVGGYYDLDTGIISLVS, from the coding sequence ATGAGCAGACAACATCCACAAATCAATCTTTCCAGAAGAAGTTTATTCAAGTTTGGTGCAGGTGCCATCGGTACAGGGGTATTGACAGTTGGACTTGGCTCAAATTTACTTGCAGCCGAAAAAACCCCACCAGCACCCCCAGCCGAAAATGATATTACTCCCGATAAGGCATTGCAAGAATTATTAGATGGGAATGATAGATTTGTCAAAAGAAAACGTAAAAATCCTGACCAAACCTATTCCCGTTTAGTCGAAGTTGCCAAAGGTCAAAAGCCCTTTGCTTCTATTCTAGGTTGTGCAGATTCACGAGTGCCTTCAGAAATTGTTTTTGACCAAGGGCTTGGAGATTTATTTGTCTGCCGCATAGCTGGAAATATTGCCACAACACAGCAAATTGGTAGCTTAGAATTTGGCAGTTTAGTATTAGGTACTAAAGTCATCATGGTAATGGGACATGAAAGATGTGGTGCGGTAGAAGCTACTATTAAAGGCGCTCAAGTCCCAGGACAAATTGGAAGTTTGCTTGCAGCAATTCAACCAAGTGTAGAAAGTTCCAAAGGAAAATCAGGAGATAAGTTAGAAAATGCCTGTAAAGCAAATGTTTTAGCGCAAGTTGCAAAATTGAAGTCATCGTCAGTTTTATCTGAATTAATCAAGGCAGAAAAGCTGAAAATAGTTGGTGGATATTACGATTTAGATACTGGCATAATCAGTTTAGTAAGTTAG
- a CDS encoding NADH-quinone oxidoreductase subunit M: protein MLSVLIWLPILAAAIIAILPVSFPNHRIRLTALIFSGTVLAWNFFILLKFDISNPGMQFKEYLPWNETLGLSYQIGVDGLSILMLVLNSLLTWISIYSSSKETERPRLFYSMILLVSGGVAGAFLAENLLLFFLFYELELIPFYLLISIWGGSKRGYAGIKFLIYTAVSGALILATFLGMVWLSGSTNFAFDAVSTENLSTTKQILLLAGIVLGFGIKIPLVPFHTWLPDAYVEASAPIAILLGGVLAKLGTYGLLRFGLGMFPHAWSIIAPTLAIWGAISAIYGAVIAIAQTDIKRMVAYSSVGHMGYILLGAAASTPLALVGAVAQMFSHGIILAILFHLVGVVEAKVGTRELDKLNGLMSPIRGLPLISALLVLSGMASAGIPGLTGFIAEFIVFQGSFSAFPIPTILCIVASGLTAVYFLILLNRTCFGRLDNFAYYPKVLWSEKIPALILAAFIIFLGVQPTWLVRWSESTTTTMVAAIPSLEKTVISEVALK, encoded by the coding sequence ATGTTAAGTGTTTTGATTTGGCTCCCGATTTTAGCCGCCGCTATTATAGCAATATTACCTGTAAGTTTTCCTAATCATCGCATTCGTTTAACAGCATTAATTTTTTCTGGAACAGTTCTTGCCTGGAACTTTTTTATACTGCTAAAATTTGATATCAGCAATCCAGGAATGCAATTTAAAGAGTATTTGCCCTGGAATGAAACTCTTGGTTTGAGCTATCAAATAGGTGTCGATGGGCTTTCTATATTAATGTTGGTGTTAAATAGCCTCCTCACCTGGATTTCGATTTACAGCAGCAGCAAAGAAACTGAACGCCCTCGGCTGTTCTACTCCATGATTTTATTAGTAAGTGGAGGGGTTGCAGGTGCTTTCCTCGCTGAAAACTTGCTGCTATTCTTCCTATTCTACGAACTAGAATTAATCCCCTTCTACTTACTAATTTCTATTTGGGGAGGGTCAAAACGGGGTTATGCTGGGATTAAATTCCTGATTTATACTGCGGTTTCGGGAGCATTAATTCTGGCGACATTCTTGGGTATGGTATGGCTGAGTGGTTCTACCAATTTTGCTTTTGATGCAGTCTCTACAGAAAATCTGTCAACCACAAAACAAATCCTTTTACTAGCAGGTATAGTCTTAGGTTTTGGGATTAAAATTCCCTTAGTTCCCTTCCATACTTGGCTACCCGATGCTTACGTTGAAGCTTCAGCACCAATTGCTATTCTTCTCGGTGGGGTTTTGGCAAAGCTGGGAACTTATGGACTGCTGCGATTTGGATTGGGTATGTTTCCCCATGCTTGGAGTATTATTGCACCGACTTTGGCGATTTGGGGAGCAATTAGCGCTATCTATGGGGCAGTAATTGCGATCGCACAAACAGATATTAAGCGCATGGTAGCATACAGTTCCGTCGGTCACATGGGCTATATCTTGCTAGGGGCTGCCGCCAGTACTCCCTTAGCACTCGTTGGTGCAGTCGCCCAAATGTTTAGTCACGGTATCATCCTGGCAATTCTCTTCCACTTGGTGGGAGTCGTGGAAGCCAAAGTTGGCACTCGCGAGTTAGATAAACTCAATGGTTTAATGAGTCCCATACGCGGTTTACCCCTAATTAGCGCCTTACTAGTTTTAAGTGGGATGGCTAGCGCAGGTATTCCCGGTTTAACAGGATTTATCGCGGAATTTATTGTCTTTCAAGGTAGTTTCTCTGCCTTCCCCATTCCAACAATTTTGTGTATAGTGGCTAGTGGATTAACCGCGGTTTATTTTCTCATCCTCCTCAACCGCACTTGTTTTGGCAGACTCGATAACTTCGCCTACTATCCCAAAGTCCTTTGGTCTGAAAAAATCCCAGCTTTAATTTTGGCAGCTTTTATCATCTTTTTGGGAGTACAACCCACTTGGTTAGTGCGTTGGAGTGAATCCACAACTACAACAATGGTGGCTGCAATTCCCTCCTTAGAAAAAACCGTAATCTCTGAAGTAGCACTGAAATAG
- a CDS encoding PepSY-associated TM helix domain-containing protein: MKLLKSRQIAFHLHRYIGLVVGLLLVIVGLTGSLLVFADEIDLFLLSHQIGQVIPQGQRVSIESELYTVEAAYKDRPEFQAIVIRTPLAANAPHQVLLRSPKGEITEVNVNPYTGAIMGSRIRDRTFRTLLTKLHEELLVGEIGGLILGIVGLLSLLLSITGILLWPGWKKLIPGFKIKLKAHPKRVNFDIHKVIGIIAAIFLGLTGFTGFCWNFESFTQPIIYALTLTPNPPDPVSQPLPSRTPLQLGQILKKADAALPDGLTTFIILPTTPEATFNIAKKLPHEAESFGRSRLWLDRYTGDLVQIKNTFELSLGDQIFDSFTPLHFGTFGGLPTRILYVFVGLTPLILFITSLVMYRYRYQGKRIKRLEKSS, encoded by the coding sequence ATGAAGTTACTCAAATCACGTCAGATTGCTTTTCACCTACACCGTTACATCGGTCTAGTTGTAGGACTGCTACTTGTGATTGTAGGCTTAACAGGTAGTCTGCTGGTGTTTGCAGATGAAATCGACCTCTTCCTACTCTCTCACCAGATTGGACAGGTAATTCCCCAAGGGCAACGTGTTTCCATTGAGTCAGAGTTATATACTGTGGAGGCGGCTTATAAAGATCGGCCAGAGTTTCAAGCTATTGTGATTCGCACCCCATTAGCAGCAAATGCCCCACATCAAGTTTTGCTCAGATCCCCTAAAGGAGAAATTACAGAGGTCAATGTTAATCCCTATACGGGTGCGATTATGGGGAGTCGCATCCGCGATCGCACCTTCAGGACTTTGCTCACAAAATTACACGAGGAACTCCTAGTCGGCGAAATCGGAGGGCTAATTCTAGGCATAGTGGGTCTACTTTCACTCCTCCTCAGTATTACAGGGATATTACTGTGGCCTGGTTGGAAAAAGCTGATACCTGGTTTTAAAATCAAGTTGAAGGCACATCCAAAGCGAGTGAATTTTGATATTCATAAAGTCATAGGTATTATCGCAGCTATCTTCTTGGGATTAACAGGTTTTACTGGATTCTGTTGGAATTTCGAGTCTTTCACACAACCCATCATTTATGCACTTACTTTAACTCCCAATCCACCCGATCCCGTTTCTCAACCTTTGCCTAGTCGGACACCGTTGCAGCTTGGACAGATTCTCAAGAAAGCTGATGCGGCTCTACCAGATGGTCTGACTACTTTTATTATCTTACCCACGACCCCAGAGGCAACTTTTAATATAGCCAAGAAATTACCCCATGAAGCAGAATCTTTTGGTCGCAGTCGTTTATGGCTGGATCGGTATACAGGCGATCTGGTACAAATAAAAAATACATTCGAGCTATCTCTTGGCGACCAAATTTTTGACTCCTTTACACCATTGCACTTTGGTACTTTTGGCGGATTACCAACGCGCATTCTCTATGTCTTCGTTGGACTGACACCACTGATTTTGTTCATCACTAGCCTTGTGATGTATCGCTACCGCTATCAAGGCAAACGCATTAAAAGGCTAGAAAAAAGCAGTTAG
- a CDS encoding NAD(P)H-quinone oxidoreductase subunit F, translated as MAQFLLETVWLVPCYALIGGLLAVPWSPGIIRKTGPRPAGYINLVMTFLAFVHSAIALQATWNHPAQEVFIPWLSTAGLDLTIALEISSVSVGALVVITGLNLLAQIYAIGYMEMDWGWGRFYSLLGLFEAGLCALVLCNNLFFSYVILEVLTLGTYLLVGLWFSQPLVVSGARDAFLTKRVGDLFLLMGVLALWPLAGTWSYPELAEWAATANVNPTTMALVGLALIAGPMGKCAQFPLHLWLDEAMEGPVPSTILRNSVVVASGAWVLIKLQPVLSLSPIVSSAMVAIGVLTAIGASLIAIAQIDLKRCQSYSVSAYMGLVFIAVGTQQDEAALLLVLTHAISAALLVMSTGGIIWNSITQDVTQLGGLWTRRPISAIAFIVGTLGLIGFPPLGSFWALVKLADGLWETQPWLVGVVIAVNALTAVSLTREFGLIFGGKATQMSQRSPEAHWPMILPMVILLAFSLHIPLVLQSLSLLPDWEALNKDVVLLLIWSSFFGCSITGVIYLGNIPKPIRLPWKGLQDLFAYDFYTPKLYRITIIFGVAKISQLADMIDRFVIDGIVNLVGLFSLLGGESLKYSTSGQTQFYALTVLLGVSFLGMWVAWPFWGVQFLNLVSQISTVG; from the coding sequence ATGGCTCAGTTTCTACTTGAGACTGTTTGGCTAGTTCCTTGCTATGCCTTAATAGGTGGCTTGTTAGCCGTACCTTGGTCGCCGGGGATCATTCGGAAAACGGGGCCAAGACCGGCGGGTTATATAAACTTGGTGATGACATTTTTGGCCTTTGTGCATAGTGCGATCGCCTTACAAGCAACTTGGAATCATCCAGCCCAAGAAGTATTTATTCCTTGGTTATCTACGGCTGGTTTAGACCTCACCATTGCTTTAGAAATATCTTCGGTTAGCGTCGGCGCTTTAGTTGTAATTACTGGTTTGAATTTGCTGGCGCAGATTTATGCCATTGGTTACATGGAGATGGATTGGGGTTGGGGACGTTTCTATTCCTTATTAGGATTATTTGAAGCGGGATTATGCGCCCTGGTTCTGTGCAATAACCTGTTCTTCAGCTATGTAATTTTGGAAGTCCTGACACTGGGAACCTACCTATTAGTTGGCTTATGGTTTAGCCAGCCGTTGGTAGTCTCAGGTGCAAGAGATGCTTTCTTAACCAAACGGGTGGGAGACTTATTCTTGCTGATGGGCGTGTTGGCATTATGGCCCCTCGCCGGAACTTGGAGTTATCCAGAACTAGCTGAGTGGGCGGCGACTGCTAACGTCAACCCGACAACAATGGCATTGGTAGGTTTAGCCTTAATTGCCGGGCCAATGGGTAAATGTGCCCAGTTCCCACTGCATCTGTGGTTGGATGAGGCAATGGAAGGCCCGGTTCCCAGTACAATTTTGCGGAATTCGGTAGTAGTTGCTAGTGGTGCATGGGTGCTGATTAAACTGCAACCTGTGTTAAGCCTTTCGCCCATAGTTTCTTCTGCGATGGTCGCTATTGGGGTATTGACAGCGATTGGTGCTTCTTTAATTGCGATCGCTCAAATCGATCTTAAACGCTGCCAATCCTATTCTGTCAGTGCATACATGGGTTTAGTATTCATCGCCGTGGGAACGCAACAAGACGAAGCGGCGCTGTTGTTAGTACTCACCCATGCTATATCCGCAGCCCTGTTGGTGATGAGTACCGGGGGAATTATTTGGAATAGCATCACTCAAGATGTTACCCAATTGGGCGGATTGTGGACACGTCGCCCAATTTCAGCAATAGCCTTTATCGTCGGCACTTTGGGGTTAATTGGTTTTCCACCACTGGGTAGTTTTTGGGCGTTGGTGAAACTAGCAGATGGGTTGTGGGAAACCCAACCTTGGTTAGTAGGAGTAGTGATAGCTGTAAACGCTTTGACAGCAGTGAGTTTAACCAGAGAATTTGGTTTAATTTTTGGTGGTAAAGCTACACAAATGAGTCAGCGATCGCCTGAAGCACACTGGCCGATGATTTTGCCAATGGTAATTTTACTTGCCTTTAGTCTCCATATTCCTTTAGTGTTGCAAAGCTTATCACTTTTACCAGATTGGGAAGCTTTAAATAAAGATGTCGTACTACTTTTAATTTGGTCGAGTTTTTTCGGTTGCAGCATCACTGGGGTGATTTATTTAGGCAATATTCCTAAACCGATTCGCCTGCCTTGGAAAGGTTTGCAGGACTTGTTTGCATACGACTTTTATACCCCCAAACTCTATCGGATAACCATTATTTTTGGCGTTGCCAAAATTTCTCAACTTGCCGATATGATTGACCGTTTTGTAATCGATGGCATCGTTAATTTGGTTGGTTTATTTTCGCTATTGGGTGGTGAAAGTTTAAAATACAGTACCTCTGGACAAACCCAGTTCTACGCCTTAACCGTCTTACTAGGAGTAAGCTTTTTAGGAATGTGGGTAGCTTGGCCATTTTGGGGAGTGCAATTTTTAAATTTGGTTTCTCAAATTTCGACAGTTGGGTAG